Below is a genomic region from Gammaproteobacteria bacterium.
TTCGAGCAGCTCAATCTTGACCCCCGGCTGCTCGCCAATCTCCAGACTCTGGGCTTCGACCGCTGCACGCCGATCCAGGCCAAAAGCCTGCCCCTGGCGCTGGCCGGACGCGATGTCGCCGGCCAGGCGCAGACCGGCACCGGCAAGACCGCGGCCTTTCTGCTGGCGATTCTCGACCGCCTGCTGAAATCGACTGCCAAGGGCGAACCGGGTGCGCCGCGATCGCTGATTCTCGCGCCGACTCGCGAGCTGGTGGTGCAGATTCACAAGGACGCCGAAGAACTGGCGCGCAACACCGGCCTCAAGATCGCGGTGGTCTACGGCGGTACCGGCTACGAATCGCAGCGCCAGGAGCTGTCGGCCGGGGTCGACATCCTGATCGGCACCCCGGGCCGCCTGATCGACTACCTCAAGCAGAAGGTCTACACGCTGCGCCACATCGAAGTGGTGGTGCTCGACGAAGCCGACCGCATGTTCGATCTCGGCTTCATCAGCGACATCCGTTTCATGCTGCGACGCATGCCGCCGGCTACGCAGCGCAGCAACCATCTGTTCTCGGCCACGCTGTCGCACCGCGTCATGGAGCTCGCCTACGAGCACATGAACAGTCCGACGCGCATTACCGTGGAAGCCGAACAGCTCACCGCGGACCGCGTGCGCCAGTCGCTGATCCATGTCGCCAACGACGAAAAGCTGAAGATGCTGGTCGGCCTGATGCAACACCACGCGCCCAACCGCACCCTGGTTTTTGTCAACACCAAGCGCACCGCCGAGCACGTGGAAGACACCCTGCGCGCCAACCAGTTCGAAGCCAGCACCCTGTCCGGGGACGTACCGCAGCCGAAGCGGCTCAAGCTGCTCGAACAGTTCAAGAGCGGCGAATTGCCAGTGGTGGTGGCGACCGATGTCGCCGCGCGCGGCCTGCATATCGATGGCGTGACCCACGTCATCAACTACGACCTGCCGCAGGATCCGGAAGACTACGTGCACCGCATCGGCCGTACCGCGCGCGCCGGCGCCGAGGGCGACGCGATTTCGCTGTGCTGCGAAACCTGGGTCTACTCGCTGCCTGACATCGAACGTTACCTGGGTGCGCGCATCCCGGTGATGACCGGTGTCGACGACATCATGCCCAAGGACTTCGTGAGCGCACCACGACGGCCGCGCGACCCGAATCGGGCGCCGCGACGGGGTGGCAACAATGGCGGTGGCCGGCAACGCGTTCGCCGATAGCGCACGCAATC
It encodes:
- a CDS encoding DEAD/DEAH box helicase — translated: MQDDHLSDVRFEQLNLDPRLLANLQTLGFDRCTPIQAKSLPLALAGRDVAGQAQTGTGKTAAFLLAILDRLLKSTAKGEPGAPRSLILAPTRELVVQIHKDAEELARNTGLKIAVVYGGTGYESQRQELSAGVDILIGTPGRLIDYLKQKVYTLRHIEVVVLDEADRMFDLGFISDIRFMLRRMPPATQRSNHLFSATLSHRVMELAYEHMNSPTRITVEAEQLTADRVRQSLIHVANDEKLKMLVGLMQHHAPNRTLVFVNTKRTAEHVEDTLRANQFEASTLSGDVPQPKRLKLLEQFKSGELPVVVATDVAARGLHIDGVTHVINYDLPQDPEDYVHRIGRTARAGAEGDAISLCCETWVYSLPDIERYLGARIPVMTGVDDIMPKDFVSAPRRPRDPNRAPRRGGNNGGGRQRVRR